A part of Aegilops tauschii subsp. strangulata cultivar AL8/78 chromosome 2, Aet v6.0, whole genome shotgun sequence genomic DNA contains:
- the LOC109783195 gene encoding probable pectate lyase 4 has translation MGARASCFSRLCCCWISFPSPDPRPPRPPPTPAAAAAAAYLPCPGMDAETGPGTVTTEAHRPPQPRTPYADADRTLRALAAAAEGFGRRAIGGLHGALYHVTSLQDDGHGTLREACRAKEPLWIVFEVSGDIHLHTYLRVSSHKTIDGRGQRVRLTGKGLQLKDCHHVIVCNLQFEAGRGHDVDGIQIKPGSTNIWIDRCSLADYDDGLIDITRQSTDITVSRCHFARHDKTMLIGADPTHVDDRCIRVTIHHCFFDGTRQRHPRLRFGKVHLYNNYTRDWGIYAVCAGVEAQIVSQCNIYEGGHKKTVFKYMPEKAADREETVAGWIRSEGDAFLHGALPCLVDGPGAECVFRPEEYYDRWTMEAASPALKEVIQLCAGWQPVPRPPDC, from the exons ATGGGCGCCCGTGCCTCCTGTTTCTCCCGCCTCTGCTGTTGCTGGATCTCCTTCCCCTCCCCCGACCCCCGGCCCCCGCGTCCTCCTCCGactccagccgccgccgccgccgcagcctaCCTCCCCTGCCCCGGCATGGACGCCGAGACGGGGCCGGGGACGGTGACGACGGAGGCCCACCGCCCCCCGCAGCCGCGGACGCCCTACGCCGACGCGGACCGCACCCTCcgcgcgctcgccgccgccgccgagggcTTCGGCCGCCGCGCCATCGGGGGCCTCCACGGCGCCCTCTACCACGTCACCTCCCTCCAAG ACGACGGGCACGGGACGCTGCGGGAGGCGTGCCGGGCCAAGGAGCCGCTGTGGATCGTCTTCGAGGTGTCCGGCGACATCCACCTCCACACCTACCTCCGGGTCTCCTCCCACAAGACCATCGACGGGCGGGGCCAGCGGGTCCGGCTCACCGGCAAGGGGCTCCAGCTCAAGGACTGCCACCACGTCATCGTCTGCAACCTCCAGTTCGAGGCTGGCCGGGGCCACGACGTCGACGGCATCCAGATCAAGCCCGGCTCCACCAACATCTGGATCGACCGCTGCTCCCTCGCCGACTACGACGACGGCCTCATCGACATCACCCGCCAGAGCACCGACATCACCGTCTCCAG ATGCCACTTTGCAAGGCATGACAAGACGATGCTCATCGGCGCGGACCCGACGCACGTCGACGACAGGTGCATCAGGGTGACCATCCACCATTGCTTCTTCGACGGCACGCGGCAGAGGCACCCGCGCCTGCGCTTCGGCAAGGTCCACCTCTACAACAACTACACCAGGGACTGGGGCATATACGCCGTCTGCGCCGGTGTCGAAGCTCAG ATTGTGTCCCAGTGCAACATATACGAAGGAGGGCATAAGAAGACGGTCTTCAAGTACATGCCGGAGAAG GCTGCTGACAGAGAAGAGACGGTGGCTGGGTGGATCCGGTCGGAGGGCGACGCGTTCCTGCATGGGGCGCTGCCGTGCCTGGTCGACGGTCCGGGTGCCGAGTGCGTCTTCAGGCCGGAGGAGTACTACGACAGGTGGACGATGGAGGCGGCGTCGCCGGCTCTCAAGGAGG
- the LOC109783185 gene encoding GSH-induced LITAF domain protein codes for MATTKAAGEEPALGIPYNPAQAQGSYYYPPDPYAAGRVPPNAIYAGAPKGVPLQHTMFRDTPAPFHCQSCGDAAVTSVRSKPSVASVVACMMPFFLGVCFLCPSMDCLWHKQHYCPSCGEMVAEFKKDDPCIVVDPTSWTEPSFAVPA; via the exons ATGGCGACGACCAAGGCCGCCGGCGAGGAGCCGGCCCTCGGCATCCCGTACAACCCGGCGCAGGCCCAGGGCAGCTACTACTACCCGCCGGACCCCTACGCGGCGGGGCGGGTGCCGCCGAACGCGATCTACGccggcgcgcccaagggggtgcCGCTGCAGCACACCATGTTCCGCGACACGCCCGCCCCCTTCCACTGCCAGTCCTGCGGCGACGCCGCCGTCACCTCCGTCCG GTCGAAGCCGAGCGTCGCATCAGTTGTGGCTTGCATGATGCCCTTCTTTCTGGGCGTGTGCTTCCTGTGCCCCTCCATGGACTGCCTCTGGCACAAACAGCACTACTGCCCCAGCTGTGGAGAAATG GTGGCTGAGTTCAAGAAGGACGACCCGTGCATCGTCGTCGACCCAACCAGCTGGACCGAGCCAAGCTTTGCCGTGCCTGCTTAG
- the LOC109783215 gene encoding uncharacterized protein has product MDQFHDGHHVRLRNLVQRTYLHAADDGVGVTLHERRASMNAAWAVHIYHGGDGDGDGDGQSLLLHSAAYGRYLAAAARPARLGHRGLRAELSDYDLPEVEAIVWRAVGSGFEDDVVLLRHLGGRYLRANGKYLPWNSSGVSVDDDASPMMYWVVEPIPFREAGMPAIPGPLPTRPRCLSAIFGSPGRRILFVRALEDGFYPEEVDGWRLFLFKGRSVFRLRDDLAFRVAAGVDDPNIAMCVRAGRYGRLTPLVVDLPHGGYGEGETLEIVVFLAGTPAYNALRYPDVDA; this is encoded by the exons ATGGACCAGTTCCACGACGGGCACCACGTGCGGCTGCGGAACCTCGTGCAGCGCACCTACCTCCACGCCGCCGACGACGGGGTGGGCGTCACGCTCCACGAGCGCCGCGCGTCCATGAACGCGGCGTGGGCGGTGCATATTTACCACGGCGGAGACGGCGATGGAGACGGCGACGGCCAGAGCCTGCTCCTCCACAGCGCCGCCTACGGCCGCTACCTTGCCGCCGCGGCCAGGCCGGCACGGCTCGGCCACAGAGGCCTCCGCGCGGAGCTGAGCGACTACGACCTTCCGGAGGTGGAGGCCATCGTGTGGCGGGCCGTCGGGTCGGGCTTCGAGGACGACGTCGTCCTGCTCCGCCACCTCGGCGGCCGCTACCTCCGCGCCAACGGCAAGTACCTCCCCTGGAACTCCTCCGGCGTCAGCGTCGACGACGACGCCAGCCCCATGATGTACTGGGTCGTCGAGCCCATCCCTTTCAGAGAGGCGGGCATGCCTGCCATTCCTGGTCCGCTTCCG ACTCGCCCAAGATGCCTCTCCGCCATATTCGGTTCTCCCGGACGGCGGATCCTGTTCGTGCGGGCGCTCGAGGACGGGTTCTACCCCGAGGAGGTCGACGGCTGGCGCCTGTTCTTGTTCAAGGGGAGGTCCGTGTTCCGCCTGAGGGACGACCTGGCGTTCCGCGTCGCTGCCGGCGTGGACGACCCGAACATCGCCATGTGCGTCCGAGCGGGCCGCTACGGGAGACTGACCCCGCTCGTCGTCGACCTGCCCCATGGCGGCTACGGCGAGGGCGAGACCCTCGAGATTGTCGTTTTCCTGGCCGGGACACCTG CCTACAATGCGCTGCGATACCCGGATGTCGATGCATAG